The nucleotide window TTATTCCTTGATTGACCCTATTTTATTTTTGATAGAAATTTGATCCATGTCAAGAAAACTGTTTTTTTGCATGATCGATGAGACTGTTAAAATTCATTCCGCTTTTTATTTTGCCGACGCCAAACCACGATCGGCAATCAGTCGAGTTCACAATCATGAACACACCGGTACGCCACCTCATCGACGCCGCCTGGGAAGACCGGGCATCCTTCAGCCCAGGCCATGCGCCGACTGATCTCATCACTGCCATCGAGCAGACCCTGGCTGGGCTGGACAATGGATCTTTGCGAGTCGCAGAAAAAATTGATGGTCAGTGGCAAGTGCAGCAATGGATCAAAAAAGCCGTGTTGCTGTCTTTCAGGCTGAACGACAACCAATTGGTGGGACAGGGGCCGCTGCGCTATTACGATAAAGTCGGGCTCAAGTTCCAGGACTATTCCCCAGCGGATTTCGAGCAAGGCGGGTTTCGCGTGGTTCCCACGGCGACCGTACGCCGTGGCGCATACATCGGCCCGGACGTAGTTCTGATGCCATCCTATGTGAATATCGGCGCCTACGTGGGCGCGGGCACCATGATAGACACCTGGGCCACGGTCGGGTCCTGCGCACAAATTGGCAGTCATGTGCACTTGTCGGGCGGAGTGGGCATCGGCGGCGTGCTGGAACCCCTGCAGGCCGGTCCCACCATCATCGAAGACAACTGCTTCATCGGCGCCCGCTCTGAAGTCGTCGAAGGGGTGATCATCGAGGAAAACTCAGTCCTGGCCATGGGGGTGTTCATCTCGCAAAGCACCAAGATCTACGATCGCGCCACAGGAGAAATCCACTACGGCCGAGTGCCGGCTGGATCGGTCGTGGTGCCGGGTTCACTGCCCGCTGCCGACGGCAGCCACAGCCTGGCTTGCGCGGTCATCGTCAAACGCGTCGATGCCCGGACCCGGGCAAAAACCAGCATCAACGACCTGCTGCGGGCCTGATATGGCAGACCACGACGTCCTGAACTTGACCCTAGACCTGATGGCCCGCGCGTCCGTCACGCCGGACGACGCTGGTTGCCAGGCGCTGATCGCCCAGCGCCTGCAGCACCTGGACTTCCACTGTGAATCCCTGCCCAGCGCAGAGGTCAGCAATCTTTGGGCGCGGCGCGGCACCGATGGCCCTTTGCTGGTGTTTGCCGGTCACACCGACGTGGTCCCGCCCGGCCCGGCATCCGACTGGCCCAGCCCCCCATTTCAACCCACGCTGCACAACGGCCAACTGGTAGGCCGGGGCGCGGCCGACATGAAAACCTCGATTGCCGCCTTTGTCGTGGCGACTGAGGAATTCATCGCCGCCCACCCCCGGCACCAGGGCTCCATCGCCCTGCTGTTGACCTCGGACGAAGAAGGCCCCGCCACGGATGGCACGGTGCATGTCTGCCGCATTTTGCAGGCCCGCGCAGAAGTCCCGGACTACTGTATCGTCGGCGAGCCCACCAGCACGCAACAGTTGGGCGACACCATCAAAAACGGCCGTCGCGGCTCGCTGTCGGCCCGCATCACGGTGTACGGCATTCAGGGTCATGTGGCCTATCCGCATCTGGCCCGCAATCCTGTGCACCAGTTGGCGCCCGCCCTGGCCGAACTCAGCACCACGGTCTGGGACCAGGGCAATGCCTATTTCCCCCCCACCACATTCCAGACATCCAATCTGCATGCGGGCACCGGGGTGGGCAATGTCATCCCCGGCCAGGCCGTGATGGACTGCAATTTCCGTTTTTCCACGGCCAGCACTCCGGCTGAGCTACAAGCCAGGGTCGAACAGATTCTGCAGCGCCATGGGCTGGAATTCGACATCCACTGGACCCTCAGCGGCGAACCCTTTCTGACCCCCCAGGGTCCTTTGTGCGCTGCGCTACAATCTGCCATTGCCGACGAGACCGGCGTACAAGCGACCCTGTCCACGACCGGCGGCACATCCGATGGTCGCTTCATCGCCCGCCTGTGCCCCCAGGTCGTTGAATTCGGTCCGCTAAACCGCACCATCCACCAGATTGGGGAATCCCTGCCTCTGGATAACCTGGTGCCTCTGAAAAACATATACCGCAGGGTGCTGGAAACATTGCTGCCCGACGCCCCGCCCGCCTGAAGCCGCCAGGGTGTCGGCCAGCGCCAGACAGCACGCCTGATTGAATCTGACCATGGCCTCTCCTCATACTGAACTTCTGACCCTGCGCGACCTGCTGCGCTGGGCCGTCACCCGTTTTCACGGTGCCAACCTGGTGTTTGGCCACGGCAGCGACAATGCCTGGGACGAAGCCGTCTATCTGCTGCTGCATACCCTGCACCTGCCGCTGGATACGCTGGAGCCCTTTCTGGACGCCCGGTTGCTGGAACGCGAACGCCAGCGCTGCGTCGACCTCATCCACGAGCGTGTGAACAGCCGCAAGCCTGCCGCCTACCTGACCGGCGAAGCCTGGTTGCAGGGCGTGCGCTTTCTGGTGGATGAAAACGTCATCGTGCCGCGCTCGCCGATTGCCGAACTGCTCAACGAACAGCTTGCCCCTTGGGTCGAAGACCCGGATGCCATCACCCAGGTGCTGGATCTCTGCACAGGGTCCGGCTGCCTGGCCATTCTGGCTGCCATGGCCTTTGAATCTGCCCAGGTGGACGCGGTTGATCTGTCGCCCGAAGCCCTACGGGTGGCCCAGTCCAATATTGCCTTGCATGGCTTGCAAGGACAGGTTCAGGCCTTGCGCAGCGACCTGCTCGCCAATATCCCGGCGGGCCGCTGCTACGACCTGATCATCTGCAACCCGCCTTACGTCAATGCGCAGGCCATGGGCCAACTGCCCGAGGAATATCGGCACGAGCCCCGCCTGGCCCTGGCCGGTGGCGACGACGGCATGGATCTGGTGCGCCGGATTCTGGCCGATGCTCCTGCACATATGGCACCGGACGGTTTGCTGGTCCTGGAGATCGGCCACGAACAAGCGCATTTTCAGGCCGCCTTTCCAATGCTGGACCCTGTCTGGCTCAGCACTGAAACTGCCAGTGACCAGATTTTGCTGCTGCGCCGCACGCAGCTGACCCCATGATCCGCGCGAATGGCCTGACCCTGCGGCGCGGCGTGAAGGTCTTACTGGAGGATGCCGAATTTGTCGTGCACCCCGGCGAGCGGGTGGGCTTTGTCGGCAAAAACGGCGCCGGCAAGTCTTCCCTGTTCGCTCTGTTGCAAGGGCAGATCGACCCCGACGCCGGCACCTTGGATATCCCGGCTGCGTGGCGTCTGGCCAGCGTCGAACAGATTCTGCACGACACGGGCCGCGCCGCCCGCGAATTCGTCATGGACGGTGATCGCCATCTACGCGATCTGCAGGTCCGCCGAGCGGCCCTGGGGCCGGACGAAGGCCAGCAGATTGCCGAACTGGAGTCCGCCCTGGTCGAAGCCGAGGCCTGGAGCGCGCCATCGCGCGCCGAGCAATTGCTGGCTGGGCTGGGCTTTGCCCCGGACGAATGGACGCGGCCTGTGGCCAGCTTTTCCGGAGGCTGGCAAATGCGTATCGCCCTGGCCCGCGCCTTGATGGCGCCATCCGACCTGCTGTTGCTGGATGAACCCACCAACCACCTGGACCTGGATGCCATGCTGTGGCTGGAACGCTGGCTGGGCAGCTATCCCGGTACTGTCCTGCTGATTTCCCACGATACTGAATTCCTGGACGCCGTCGCCCGGACCATTCTGCATTTCGAGCAGGACAAGCTGATCCGCTATAAAGGCGGCTACGAAGACTTCCTGGAACAACGCGCCGAACGCCTGCGCCAGAACCAGTTGGCCCGCCAAAAGCAATCACGCGAGACGGCCCACCTGCAGGCCTTTATCGACCGCTTCAAGGCCAAGGCCTCCAAGGCCAAACAAGCCCAAAGCCGGGTCAAGGCGCTAGCGCGCATGCAAACCCTGGCACCGCTGGCGACTGAATCCGGCATCGATATCCGCCTGCCCGACCCGCTGCAAACACCCGACGTTCTGCTGCGCCTGGAAAATGCCGAACTGGGCTATCCAGCCAGCGACAACGGCCCGACCCGCACCATTCTGAGCAATATCAACCTGATGGTGCGCGGCGGCAGCCGCATCGGCATTCTGGGTGTCAACGGTGCGGGCAAAAGTACCCTGGTCAAGACCCTGGCCCAGGAACTCGCCCCCTTGTCGGGTCAGATTCAGCCTGCCCGTGGCCTGGAAGTCGGCTATTTTGCGCAGCAACAGCTGGATGTACTGGACCCGGACGCCAGCCCGCTACAGCACTTTGCCCGCATCGCACCCGACACGCGGGAACAGGAACTGCGCAATATGCTGGGCCGTTTTGGCTTCGGCGGCGACATGGTCAGCCAACCGGTCGCCCCTTTTTCAGGCGGCGAAAAGGCGCGTCTGGCCCTGGCGCTGATCGTCTGGCGCAAACCCAATCTGCTGTTGCTGGACGAACCCAGCAATCACCTGGACGTGGATACCCGCGAGGCCCTGGCCCGGGCTCTGGCCGAATTCCCCGGCAGCGTGCTGCTGGTCTCCCACGACCGGCATCTGCTACGCACCACCGTGGACACCTTCTGGATCGTGGCCGATGGTCATATACAGCCTTTCGATGGCGACCTGGAAGATTATCGCGATTGGCTGCAGCAGCGTCAGACCCATCAAAACCAGGCGGCCCGCAGCGCCAGCGCCCCGGATAAAGACCGCAAGGCCCAGCGCCGCGAACAAGCCCAGGCGCGCCAGGAATTGGCCGTCCGCCGCAAACCCCTGGAAACCAAGCTGAAAAAAGTCGAAGAGAAAATGGCCAAAGCCCAACTCCGGTTGGCCGAGCTGGACGCCCTGATCGCCGACCCGACCTTTTACACCGATGCCCATAAGGACGACCGTCCCGGCCTGCTGGCTGAACACGGCGAACTCAGCAAAACCTTGCAGACCGACGAGGAAAGCTGGCTGGACATCCAGACAGAACTGGAAACCTTATAAGCTCGTATGGCTCCTGCCACGGGCTTATCGAGAACTCAACGCGCCTTGTCGGGCGTGTCTATATTCTAAATTTGAATAATTTAATTCTCTTATAGTCGTTTGCTATGAGAACCCGGCTCCATAGAATGAACAGGTCTAAACCTTGTCCATCTGATCCGCCATGAGCCGCCTTCCCATTCAATCCATCGAATCCGCCCACACCGACGCCCAGGAACGCCTGCGCGCCGCAGAAAAAGCCAATGGCTTTTTGCCCAATCTGCTGGGTGTTCTGGCCAACGCCCCGACGGCACTGGAAACCTATCAAGTCGTGGGGGCGATCAATGGCCGCAACAGCCTGACCCCCACCGAACGGGAAATCGTCCAGATCACGGCTGCCACCTACAACGGCTGCGGCTTTTGCGTGGCCGGCCACACCAAGCTCGCCACCAAGAAACTGCAGCTGCCCCAAGAACTCGTCGATGCCCTGCGCAACACCCAGGCGCTCTCTGACCCAAAGCACAATGCACTGGCCACATTCACCTTGCAGGTGCTGGAACATCGGGGCCAGGTGGATGACGATGCACTGAACAATCTGCGGGGTGCGGGCTATACCGACGCCCAGGCCCTGGATGTCGTGCTGGGCGTCAGCCTGGCAACCCTGTGCAACTATGCCAATAACCTGGCGCGCACCCCCATCAATCCAGAACTTCAGGCCTACGCCTGAGCGCCGGGGATAGTCATGACACTGGCCACACTGCCTGCCGATATAGACGACAGCATCGAACAGATCATCCGCAACACCCTGGCGCCCCAGGTGGAAGCCATCGACCAGGGCTTATACCCTGGAGACTTCCTGCGGGCGCTGGGTGCTTTGGGCGGCTTTTCCGCCGCCCTGCCCGTCCAATCGGGTGGTCTGGGGCTGGATCTGCCTGCTCAGATCGACATCATCGCCCGAGTGGCCCGGACCTGCGGATCCACCGCCTTTCTGGCCTGGTGCCAGGCGACATGCGCCTGGTATCTACAACGCAGCGAAAACCCCGCCGTCCAACAGCGTTATCTGCACGACGTGGCACGCGGTCGGCTGCTGGCCGGCACCGGCATGTCGAATGCCGTCAAGCATCTGGCCGGC belongs to Castellaniella sp. and includes:
- a CDS encoding carboxymuconolactone decarboxylase family protein → MSRLPIQSIESAHTDAQERLRAAEKANGFLPNLLGVLANAPTALETYQVVGAINGRNSLTPTEREIVQITAATYNGCGFCVAGHTKLATKKLQLPQELVDALRNTQALSDPKHNALATFTLQVLEHRGQVDDDALNNLRGAGYTDAQALDVVLGVSLATLCNYANNLARTPINPELQAYA
- the dapD gene encoding 2,3,4,5-tetrahydropyridine-2,6-dicarboxylate N-succinyltransferase, translating into MNTPVRHLIDAAWEDRASFSPGHAPTDLITAIEQTLAGLDNGSLRVAEKIDGQWQVQQWIKKAVLLSFRLNDNQLVGQGPLRYYDKVGLKFQDYSPADFEQGGFRVVPTATVRRGAYIGPDVVLMPSYVNIGAYVGAGTMIDTWATVGSCAQIGSHVHLSGGVGIGGVLEPLQAGPTIIEDNCFIGARSEVVEGVIIEENSVLAMGVFISQSTKIYDRATGEIHYGRVPAGSVVVPGSLPAADGSHSLACAVIVKRVDARTRAKTSINDLLRA
- the dapE gene encoding succinyl-diaminopimelate desuccinylase; amino-acid sequence: MADHDVLNLTLDLMARASVTPDDAGCQALIAQRLQHLDFHCESLPSAEVSNLWARRGTDGPLLVFAGHTDVVPPGPASDWPSPPFQPTLHNGQLVGRGAADMKTSIAAFVVATEEFIAAHPRHQGSIALLLTSDEEGPATDGTVHVCRILQARAEVPDYCIVGEPTSTQQLGDTIKNGRRGSLSARITVYGIQGHVAYPHLARNPVHQLAPALAELSTTVWDQGNAYFPPTTFQTSNLHAGTGVGNVIPGQAVMDCNFRFSTASTPAELQARVEQILQRHGLEFDIHWTLSGEPFLTPQGPLCAALQSAIADETGVQATLSTTGGTSDGRFIARLCPQVVEFGPLNRTIHQIGESLPLDNLVPLKNIYRRVLETLLPDAPPA
- the prmB gene encoding 50S ribosomal protein L3 N(5)-glutamine methyltransferase — its product is MASPHTELLTLRDLLRWAVTRFHGANLVFGHGSDNAWDEAVYLLLHTLHLPLDTLEPFLDARLLERERQRCVDLIHERVNSRKPAAYLTGEAWLQGVRFLVDENVIVPRSPIAELLNEQLAPWVEDPDAITQVLDLCTGSGCLAILAAMAFESAQVDAVDLSPEALRVAQSNIALHGLQGQVQALRSDLLANIPAGRCYDLIICNPPYVNAQAMGQLPEEYRHEPRLALAGGDDGMDLVRRILADAPAHMAPDGLLVLEIGHEQAHFQAAFPMLDPVWLSTETASDQILLLRRTQLTP
- a CDS encoding ABC-F family ATP-binding cassette domain-containing protein; its protein translation is MIRANGLTLRRGVKVLLEDAEFVVHPGERVGFVGKNGAGKSSLFALLQGQIDPDAGTLDIPAAWRLASVEQILHDTGRAAREFVMDGDRHLRDLQVRRAALGPDEGQQIAELESALVEAEAWSAPSRAEQLLAGLGFAPDEWTRPVASFSGGWQMRIALARALMAPSDLLLLDEPTNHLDLDAMLWLERWLGSYPGTVLLISHDTEFLDAVARTILHFEQDKLIRYKGGYEDFLEQRAERLRQNQLARQKQSRETAHLQAFIDRFKAKASKAKQAQSRVKALARMQTLAPLATESGIDIRLPDPLQTPDVLLRLENAELGYPASDNGPTRTILSNINLMVRGGSRIGILGVNGAGKSTLVKTLAQELAPLSGQIQPARGLEVGYFAQQQLDVLDPDASPLQHFARIAPDTREQELRNMLGRFGFGGDMVSQPVAPFSGGEKARLALALIVWRKPNLLLLDEPSNHLDVDTREALARALAEFPGSVLLVSHDRHLLRTTVDTFWIVADGHIQPFDGDLEDYRDWLQQRQTHQNQAARSASAPDKDRKAQRREQAQARQELAVRRKPLETKLKKVEEKMAKAQLRLAELDALIADPTFYTDAHKDDRPGLLAEHGELSKTLQTDEESWLDIQTELETL